A stretch of the Thermofilum adornatum genome encodes the following:
- a CDS encoding DUF120 domain-containing protein, producing MSNEYEVLPLLIELAKRSCLSGPKRISKVEILKSMGTTPWKLRKLLDIAEEEGYIEKKYFGRRVYFAITQRGRDLLSRVYDDLRRVLNYANATVLRGQVVPGLGEGAIYMSIPMYVEAFKEILGFEPYPGTLNIRLVEEDIPLRQTLREKKIGFRINPYKTNREEYGGVTVYKAIIMGNGVSISGGALDIDKTKHGDEILELIAPVRLRDELHLKDGDTVEVTILG from the coding sequence ATGTCTAACGAGTATGAAGTGCTCCCCCTTTTAATCGAGCTCGCAAAGCGGAGTTGTTTGTCAGGCCCAAAAAGGATAAGCAAGGTGGAGATACTTAAGAGTATGGGTACTACCCCTTGGAAACTGCGTAAACTGCTCGACATTGCTGAAGAGGAGGGCTACATTGAGAAAAAATATTTTGGCAGACGAGTATACTTTGCTATAACACAGAGGGGTCGCGACCTCCTCTCGAGAGTCTACGATGACCTGAGAAGAGTCCTTAACTATGCGAACGCAACGGTTCTTAGAGGACAAGTAGTGCCAGGTCTGGGGGAGGGAGCAATCTATATGAGCATACCCATGTATGTTGAAGCATTTAAGGAGATACTAGGATTTGAGCCATATCCAGGCACGCTTAATATTAGGCTTGTTGAGGAAGATATTCCTTTGAGGCAAACTCTTCGTGAAAAGAAAATTGGTTTCAGGATTAATCCATACAAAACAAATAGGGAAGAATATGGAGGAGTGACAGTCTACAAGGCTATAATCATGGGGAACGGAGTATCGATAAGTGGCGGAGCCCTGGATATTGATAAAACAAAGCACGGAGACGAAATACTCGAATTAATTGCCCCTGTACGCCTCCGTGACGAGCTTCACTTGAAAGATGGCGACACAGTTGAGGTTACTATCCTCGGCTGA
- a CDS encoding archaemetzincin family Zn-dependent metalloprotease, translating to MDDYHVRIYGVNIEEETLLWLKSRIEKVLNVTITINTKDVTPGFVLKFLDEERDQIDAELLIEALMEKIGVAPTQRVLVIIAADGYVEGLNFVFGVAKNEWGGIVFTERLNPAFYGEAYSEELYRMRILKEVLHEFGHSLGLEHCRENCVMRFSNSVYDVDAKPTFFCKKCLAKLNFSHPGIIRAIQS from the coding sequence GTGGATGATTATCATGTCAGGATATACGGGGTGAACATTGAAGAAGAAACATTGCTGTGGCTGAAGAGCCGAATCGAGAAAGTACTCAATGTCACAATAACAATAAATACAAAAGACGTAACCCCCGGCTTTGTCCTTAAATTTCTAGACGAGGAGCGGGACCAGATAGATGCCGAACTACTAATAGAGGCCTTAATGGAAAAGATTGGAGTTGCTCCAACCCAGCGTGTCCTGGTAATTATTGCGGCAGATGGCTACGTTGAGGGTTTGAACTTTGTTTTCGGGGTTGCCAAAAACGAGTGGGGAGGCATTGTTTTTACCGAACGATTGAATCCTGCATTTTATGGAGAAGCATACTCGGAGGAGCTGTATAGAATGCGGATTTTAAAAGAAGTTCTCCATGAATTCGGGCACAGTCTGGGCCTGGAACACTGCAGAGAAAACTGCGTAATGAGGTTTAGCAATTCGGTCTACGATGTAGATGCCAAGCCTACTTTCTTTTGCAAAAAATGCCTTGCAAAGCTAAACTTTTCCCATCCTGGGATCATCAGAGCAATTCAATCTTGA
- a CDS encoding 5-formyltetrahydrofolate cyclo-ligase produces MSSMNREAFEKKAALRRMIWSKMESMEVVTAPRPCYGKIPGFVGLHSATQRIIKTEAFRTATTIYTTPDVSTRLLREEALRHGKKLVISIPGLRGYILLDPAVFKASEIRYVSSMKGAVRRGEKIPFLENIKIDLVVLGSVAVNNDGARLGRGDGLYDLEYAILRETYSITAATPIVTLVHDTQIINEPIPMLIHDVPVDMIASPSGLIRVSSGKYKKPPGIFWEMLPIDFIKSTGILRKLFGIS; encoded by the coding sequence ATGTCTAGCATGAACAGGGAAGCTTTCGAGAAAAAAGCAGCTCTCAGAAGAATGATATGGAGCAAGATGGAATCTATGGAAGTCGTGACTGCCCCTCGGCCCTGCTACGGCAAAATACCTGGATTCGTAGGTCTCCACAGCGCCACACAGAGAATAATAAAGACGGAGGCGTTTAGGACGGCAACCACGATATATACGACCCCAGACGTCTCAACAAGACTCCTCAGGGAAGAAGCACTCAGGCATGGCAAAAAACTAGTTATCTCTATCCCGGGGCTAAGAGGATATATTCTGCTAGATCCAGCAGTATTTAAGGCATCCGAAATTAGATATGTCTCTTCAATGAAGGGGGCTGTTAGGAGAGGAGAAAAAATACCGTTCCTCGAAAACATAAAGATAGACCTTGTCGTTTTAGGCAGTGTCGCTGTTAATAATGATGGAGCTCGTCTTGGCCGAGGAGACGGTTTGTATGACCTTGAATATGCTATTCTTCGAGAAACATACTCAATAACGGCGGCTACACCTATAGTTACTCTTGTCCACGACACCCAGATAATAAATGAGCCCATACCTATGCTTATTCACGATGTCCCAGTAGATATGATAGCCTCTCCATCAGGACTAATAAGGGTCAGCAGTGGCAAGTATAAGAAACCGCCTGGAATCTTCTGGGAAATGTTACCAATAGATTTTATAAAATCTACGGGTATACTTAGAAAACTTTTTGGAATCTCTTAA
- a CDS encoding ribbon-helix-helix domain-containing protein: MTQRPEMSKSFYITERGDYTSITKIVSVKLPVGLIDALDELIQRGYFQNRSDAIREAIRKLLTNYRELDSQKISSGLMIGLR, from the coding sequence ATGACGCAAAGACCAGAAATGTCTAAAAGCTTCTATATAACGGAAAGAGGAGACTATACATCAATAACAAAGATAGTAAGCGTGAAGCTTCCAGTGGGCTTGATAGACGCTTTGGACGAGTTGATCCAGAGAGGATACTTCCAGAATAGGAGCGATGCAATAAGAGAAGCCATTAGGAAACTTTTGACGAACTACCGTGAGCTCGACAGCCAAAAAATTAGTAGTGGCTTGATGATAGGCCTACGATAG
- the metG gene encoding methionine--tRNA ligase subunit beta yields MSQITINDFQKLDIRVGKILSAEPIKRSDKLLLLKVDLGTEQRQIVAGIAQYYKPEELVGKEVVVLANLQPRTIMGFISQGMLLAAVEDDKPVLLVPDKEVKVGSKVS; encoded by the coding sequence ATGTCACAAATAACAATCAACGACTTTCAAAAACTAGACATCAGGGTTGGAAAAATACTATCCGCTGAACCAATCAAGCGTAGCGACAAGCTTTTACTCCTCAAGGTGGACCTTGGAACAGAGCAACGCCAAATCGTCGCAGGTATTGCACAGTACTATAAGCCAGAAGAACTTGTAGGGAAAGAAGTAGTAGTCCTAGCCAACCTCCAGCCGAGGACAATAATGGGCTTCATCTCGCAGGGAATGTTGCTGGCTGCAGTAGAAGACGACAAGCCAGTGCTACTTGTACCAGACAAGGAAGTAAAAGTAGGCTCAAAAGTATCATGA
- a CDS encoding winged helix DNA-binding protein: protein MSSSQGIDRDKRIIFTEADLILLCLLDGEKKITDLRPQTGLSTTSIYNNVKRLLDLGLIEDDRKGSPGNRILKLTDKGYRVARLLKILKDELTPKEVELRPE from the coding sequence TTGAGTAGTAGTCAAGGCATTGACAGGGACAAGAGAATAATATTTACAGAGGCCGATTTGATCCTCCTATGTCTACTGGATGGGGAGAAAAAGATAACTGATTTACGGCCGCAGACAGGTCTATCGACGACGTCTATCTATAACAACGTTAAAAGGTTGCTTGACTTGGGCCTGATAGAGGATGATAGGAAGGGAAGTCCAGGAAACAGAATACTCAAGCTGACGGACAAGGGTTATAGGGTGGCTAGGCTACTGAAGATCCTGAAAGACGAGCTAACTCCCAAAGAGGTTGAGTTAAGGCCAGAGTAG
- a CDS encoding cysteine hydrolase family protein: MPEYAVLVVDMLEEFVRGRLRAENAEKIVEPIRKLVAFAREKGIPVIYTIDQHYPEIDYEFRLWGPHAVRGSAEAKIISELAPRENEYIVAKRRYDAFMFTDLDMLLRELGVKNLIVTGIHTHVCVLQTVMGAFYRGYTVIVPEECVAAFDSYWHKVGLEYMKNYAGAQIVKLGDLISRLNSELQEMPSAV, from the coding sequence ATGCCGGAATATGCAGTTCTTGTAGTTGACATGTTAGAAGAGTTTGTTAGGGGCAGGTTGCGTGCTGAAAACGCTGAAAAAATTGTGGAACCCATTAGGAAACTTGTTGCATTTGCACGCGAAAAAGGCATACCAGTCATTTATACTATTGATCAGCATTATCCCGAGATAGACTACGAGTTTAGGCTTTGGGGGCCGCATGCCGTGAGGGGTTCAGCAGAGGCAAAGATTATTTCGGAGCTCGCCCCTCGGGAAAACGAATACATTGTGGCTAAAAGGCGGTATGATGCTTTCATGTTTACAGACTTGGACATGTTGCTCAGAGAGCTAGGAGTCAAAAATCTTATTGTTACAGGTATACATACTCATGTCTGTGTATTGCAGACTGTGATGGGGGCTTTCTATAGGGGATACACGGTGATTGTTCCAGAGGAATGTGTCGCCGCGTTCGATAGCTATTGGCATAAAGTGGGGCTTGAATACATGAAGAACTATGCAGGTGCACAGATTGTAAAACTGGGCGATTTGATTTCAAGGCTCAATAGCGAACTACAGGAAATGCCTTCAGCTGTATGA
- the xerA gene encoding site-specific tyrosine recombinase/integron integrase → MPTEKTNSSILARDNKELIELYISHLIARNRSERTIKTFKSILQEFVEFLGDRHVSQVTVYDIDFFLATLRSKGWKKDSIYTAAVAVKRFLEFLGLSDNLAGFELPRREKRLPKYLEVEEVFKLVDVAENPRDRLIVLLLFTTGLRINELVSLRLTDIDIEKRSIRVRGKGAKERIVYFPEFVLPILKEHLESIKNSEWLFPSEASDHIHYTTVERILKRLKKKAGITKRVTPHVLRHTFATLSLASGLDIREIQELLGHSSLNTTQIYTHVSRERLRKDYESIWEKILKDTNKE, encoded by the coding sequence ATGCCAACAGAAAAAACAAATTCTTCTATCCTTGCTCGGGACAACAAGGAGCTAATCGAGCTCTACATTTCCCACCTAATAGCTAGGAATAGATCCGAGAGAACAATTAAAACATTTAAAAGCATCCTACAAGAATTTGTCGAGTTTCTAGGTGACAGGCACGTTAGCCAGGTCACTGTTTACGATATTGACTTTTTCCTGGCAACTCTAAGATCAAAGGGTTGGAAAAAAGACAGCATCTACACCGCGGCAGTTGCTGTAAAGAGGTTCCTAGAGTTTTTAGGCTTGAGTGATAACTTGGCTGGTTTCGAACTTCCTAGGAGGGAAAAAAGGTTGCCAAAATACCTAGAAGTAGAAGAAGTATTTAAGCTAGTCGATGTAGCGGAAAATCCGAGGGACCGATTAATCGTCTTGCTACTCTTCACAACAGGTCTTAGAATTAACGAGCTTGTCTCGCTGAGACTGACGGACATAGACATCGAAAAAAGGTCCATTAGGGTTAGAGGCAAAGGTGCAAAAGAAAGAATAGTCTATTTTCCCGAGTTTGTCCTCCCAATACTAAAGGAACACCTAGAAAGCATTAAAAACAGTGAGTGGCTTTTTCCCTCTGAGGCGTCCGACCATATACACTATACAACTGTGGAAAGAATCCTTAAACGTTTAAAGAAGAAGGCTGGCATAACTAAGCGTGTTACCCCACACGTACTGAGACATACCTTTGCAACTCTAAGCCTGGCCTCAGGTCTAGATATTAGGGAGATACAGGAGCTTCTAGGACATTCAAGTCTGAATACAACACAGATCTATACACACGTGTCAAGAGAGAGACTAAGAAAGGACTACGAAAGCATCTGGGAAAAAATACTCAAAGACACAAATAAGGAGTAA
- a CDS encoding bifunctional nuclease family protein, giving the protein MSEKQEIRYLKAEIAGIYPVKVAETGGEQTVFLLLLETPKWKDKALPIVIGESEGFSIQSALSGLKYERPLTHDLIVSILDALGVEVEKVSIDALLDNSVYTATLVLKREINGKTEEINIDTRPSDGIAIAVRTGAPIFVAEHLEKYARSMEEIGI; this is encoded by the coding sequence TTGAGTGAAAAACAAGAAATCAGATATCTCAAGGCTGAAATAGCAGGCATCTACCCCGTGAAGGTCGCAGAGACTGGTGGAGAGCAAACAGTTTTTCTTCTTCTATTGGAAACCCCCAAGTGGAAAGACAAAGCACTACCCATCGTGATAGGTGAGAGTGAGGGTTTTTCTATACAGAGCGCACTGTCAGGTCTCAAGTACGAGAGGCCACTCACACATGACCTAATAGTCTCTATTCTCGATGCACTAGGAGTCGAAGTCGAAAAAGTCTCTATCGACGCTCTCCTAGACAATTCAGTTTATACCGCAACACTTGTCTTGAAAAGAGAGATAAACGGCAAAACAGAAGAAATAAACATTGACACACGACCAAGCGACGGTATTGCAATAGCTGTAAGGACAGGCGCACCCATATTTGTCGCCGAGCATCTTGAGAAGTATGCAAGAAGCATGGAGGAGATAGGAATATAA
- a CDS encoding acetate--CoA ligase family protein, translated as MNPEEIFKAALAENRKHLSLLEAFEVIESYGLPLARYIYIKEGDEIKDIRDLSFPVVLKADSPDIVHKTELGAVKANIRSLDELKTAISQMRQKILEKNPAVKIRGYIVQEQVSNAHEVIIGGLNDEQFGPVVAFGLGGIFVEILKDVVFDIAPITIAQAQELILKIKGYQILEGYRGLPKANIKLLAEVLSKASQMFAENAKYIKEMDLNPTFVSSEWVKIADARFALK; from the coding sequence ATGAACCCTGAAGAAATTTTTAAAGCGGCGCTTGCAGAAAACAGAAAACATTTGTCTCTACTCGAAGCCTTCGAAGTCATTGAATCATATGGTCTCCCTTTAGCAAGATATATTTATATCAAAGAAGGAGATGAAATCAAAGACATAAGAGACTTGTCTTTCCCAGTAGTTCTGAAGGCAGACTCGCCCGACATTGTTCATAAGACAGAGCTGGGAGCCGTCAAAGCAAACATAAGAAGCTTGGATGAACTCAAAACTGCAATATCACAAATGAGACAAAAAATACTGGAAAAGAACCCAGCAGTCAAGATCAGGGGATACATAGTACAAGAACAGGTCTCAAACGCGCACGAGGTAATTATCGGAGGATTAAATGATGAGCAATTTGGTCCTGTTGTAGCATTCGGCCTAGGAGGAATATTTGTCGAAATACTAAAAGACGTGGTCTTTGACATTGCCCCCATAACCATAGCGCAAGCCCAAGAACTAATTCTAAAGATAAAGGGATATCAGATACTCGAAGGCTATCGGGGACTCCCAAAGGCTAACATAAAGCTATTGGCAGAAGTCCTAAGCAAAGCCTCCCAAATGTTTGCTGAAAACGCTAAATACATAAAAGAGATGGATCTAAATCCAACCTTTGTATCGTCTGAATGGGTAAAAATTGCAGATGCCAGATTCGCATTAAAATAA
- a CDS encoding DegT/DnrJ/EryC1/StrS family aminotransferase has translation MFFSEVNMELPAIEGGKPVRPSFKEYFPKLTDEEKQLVLDVLDSGRLVSSIGKYVKLFEEEFARYLGVRHAVATINGTASLHTAVASLNIGPGDEVITTPFSFIATATSILHNNAVPVFADIEKDSLNLDPATIEEKITPRTKAILVVHLAGYPAEMDEILKIAREHNLYVIEDCAQAIGSEYRGRKVGTFGDINAFSFYQTKNMTTGEGGMVTTDKEELYRYAKMFVDQGQESKYYHTILGWNYRMTELQAALGLGQLRRIGELNAAREKIAQIYMDELSSLNGDLLKLPVLKPYVKHTWHIFQVLLNLDKLRVNRDRIIEALKAENVLVQVVYPRVIYENPLFQRLTGYGKGCPWLCPFYGKQITYKKGSSPIAEQVARSVITLPTLPGMTEEDAIDTANAIKKVLTYYKR, from the coding sequence ATGTTTTTTAGCGAGGTAAACATGGAGCTTCCAGCAATTGAAGGAGGCAAGCCGGTAAGGCCTTCTTTTAAAGAGTATTTTCCCAAATTAACTGATGAAGAAAAACAGCTAGTTCTTGACGTGCTGGATTCAGGGAGACTTGTATCCTCCATTGGAAAATATGTTAAACTTTTCGAGGAAGAGTTTGCTAGGTACCTAGGCGTAAGACATGCCGTTGCAACGATTAATGGGACTGCTTCGCTACATACTGCAGTGGCAAGCCTTAACATTGGTCCAGGAGACGAAGTTATTACGACCCCCTTCAGCTTCATAGCTACAGCCACATCAATCCTGCACAATAATGCTGTCCCAGTGTTTGCCGACATAGAAAAGGATAGCCTAAATCTAGACCCCGCGACAATAGAAGAGAAGATAACACCGAGGACAAAAGCCATACTCGTAGTCCACTTAGCTGGTTATCCCGCGGAGATGGATGAGATACTGAAGATAGCTCGGGAACACAACCTATATGTCATAGAGGACTGTGCCCAAGCCATTGGAAGCGAATATAGAGGCAGAAAAGTTGGAACCTTTGGAGACATAAACGCATTTAGCTTTTACCAGACAAAGAACATGACTACTGGAGAAGGTGGCATGGTAACTACAGACAAAGAAGAACTATATCGCTACGCCAAGATGTTTGTCGACCAAGGACAAGAATCTAAATACTATCACACTATTCTCGGCTGGAACTACCGCATGACCGAGCTCCAAGCAGCTTTAGGCCTCGGCCAGTTAAGGAGAATAGGCGAGTTGAACGCCGCTAGGGAGAAAATAGCACAAATATACATGGACGAGCTTTCAAGCTTAAACGGTGACCTGTTAAAGCTACCGGTCTTGAAACCCTATGTGAAGCATACATGGCACATTTTCCAAGTTCTATTAAATCTGGACAAGCTACGTGTAAACAGGGACAGAATCATAGAAGCTCTCAAGGCTGAAAATGTCTTGGTGCAGGTCGTATACCCAAGAGTAATCTATGAGAACCCACTTTTCCAAAGGCTAACAGGTTATGGCAAAGGCTGTCCATGGCTGTGTCCCTTCTACGGGAAACAAATCACTTACAAAAAGGGGTCTTCTCCAATAGCCGAACAGGTAGCCCGAAGTGTTATTACATTGCCAACGCTTCCAGGCATGACCGAAGAGGATGCCATTGACACAGCAAATGCTATAAAAAAGGTCTTGACATATTATAAACGGTGA
- a CDS encoding HD domain-containing protein translates to MCNVSVISKELIEKWKQYDPFVGELVNIIEKDEEVKALLEMSNINAVGRLGYNDHGPVHAKIVAGTSLEILGLLLKKNVELTTLKQGTAKNLDEVKFILVMASYLHDIGNSIHREYHEAIGSLLAKDIVDRIIQSMFPNIGPRRYFLRQEILSAIFSTEMETKPLTLEASIVKLADGLDMSEGRARLPYKMGKVDMHSLSALNVKRVQLTCDETVPIVVEVFLGDMAGFFQVERVLLPKLESGKLKGMVRIDIFDSKNNKVFSVAT, encoded by the coding sequence ATGTGTAATGTGTCTGTTATTTCGAAGGAATTGATTGAGAAATGGAAACAATATGACCCTTTTGTAGGTGAGCTTGTAAACATAATTGAGAAAGACGAGGAAGTAAAAGCTCTCCTTGAAATGAGTAATATAAATGCCGTCGGTAGACTCGGCTACAATGATCATGGACCCGTCCACGCAAAAATCGTAGCTGGAACCTCACTAGAAATACTAGGCCTCCTCTTGAAGAAAAACGTCGAGCTAACAACCCTAAAGCAGGGAACAGCCAAAAATCTAGACGAAGTAAAATTTATACTCGTAATGGCAAGCTACCTGCACGACATAGGCAACTCGATACACAGGGAGTATCATGAAGCCATAGGTAGCTTGTTAGCAAAAGACATAGTTGACAGGATAATCCAAAGCATGTTTCCAAACATAGGCCCGCGGCGCTACTTCCTAAGGCAAGAAATTCTCTCCGCAATTTTTTCCACCGAAATGGAGACTAAGCCTCTAACCCTTGAGGCTAGCATCGTAAAGCTAGCAGACGGTCTAGACATGTCTGAGGGCAGAGCAAGGCTTCCATACAAAATGGGAAAGGTAGATATGCATTCCTTGTCAGCTCTCAATGTGAAACGTGTCCAGCTAACCTGCGACGAAACAGTACCAATCGTTGTAGAGGTGTTTCTGGGAGACATGGCTGGATTCTTCCAAGTAGAGAGGGTGCTTCTCCCCAAGCTTGAAAGCGGTAAACTGAAAGGAATGGTTAGAATAGATATCTTTGACTCCAAAAATAACAAAGTATTCAGCGTAGCTACGTAG
- the eno gene encoding phosphopyruvate hydratase: MEDEFSIASIKARWVLDSRGNPTVETEVLTIARGYGKAIVPSGASTGTHEALELRDGGKAFHGKGVLKAVENVNKIIAPELLGMDSRRQEDIDGKMLQMDGTPNKSRLGANAILSVSLAVAHAAADTYSLPLFQYLGGMNAYTMPVPLMNIINGGKHAGNELKIQEFLIAPVGAKTFSEALRIGSEVYHSLKAYLKDKYGPQAINIGDEGGFSPPMKNTREALDALINAIRNAGYEPGKDVALAIDAAASEFYDEKRSLYIIDGQELSREKMIELYEKLVEEYPIVSIEDPLHEEDFEGFSIITRTLKTQVIGDDIFVTNVERLRRGIENKSANALLLKVNQIGTLTEALEAARLAISNGYSVVVSHRSGETEDTTISHIAVALNTGQIKTGAPARGERTAKYNELLRIEEYLGTRAKYPGLGAFKHYKR; this comes from the coding sequence TTGGAAGACGAATTTTCGATTGCATCTATAAAAGCAAGGTGGGTCCTCGACTCTAGGGGAAACCCAACGGTCGAAACAGAGGTTCTGACAATTGCCCGGGGCTACGGCAAAGCCATAGTCCCCTCTGGAGCGTCGACTGGAACACATGAAGCCCTAGAACTTCGAGACGGAGGTAAAGCCTTCCACGGTAAAGGGGTCCTAAAAGCAGTAGAAAACGTCAACAAGATCATCGCGCCTGAACTGCTAGGCATGGATTCTAGGAGACAAGAAGACATTGACGGGAAAATGTTACAGATGGACGGCACTCCAAACAAGTCTAGGCTAGGAGCAAACGCAATCTTATCCGTGTCGCTGGCAGTGGCACATGCAGCGGCAGACACTTATTCGCTTCCACTCTTCCAGTATCTAGGCGGAATGAATGCATATACAATGCCTGTTCCACTAATGAACATTATTAACGGAGGAAAACACGCCGGCAATGAGCTGAAGATACAAGAGTTTCTCATAGCACCAGTCGGCGCAAAAACATTCAGTGAAGCTCTAAGAATAGGAAGCGAAGTCTACCACTCCCTCAAGGCTTACCTAAAAGACAAATATGGTCCACAAGCCATAAACATTGGAGACGAAGGTGGTTTTTCACCCCCGATGAAGAATACACGCGAAGCGCTAGATGCCCTCATAAATGCTATTAGGAATGCAGGATACGAGCCTGGAAAAGACGTAGCGCTTGCAATAGACGCAGCTGCCTCAGAGTTTTACGACGAAAAAAGAAGCCTTTACATAATTGATGGCCAGGAACTATCAAGGGAAAAAATGATTGAACTCTACGAAAAGCTTGTAGAAGAATATCCCATCGTATCCATAGAAGACCCATTACACGAAGAAGACTTTGAAGGCTTCTCCATCATAACAAGAACCCTCAAGACTCAAGTTATAGGAGACGACATCTTCGTAACAAATGTCGAGAGACTACGTAGAGGAATAGAAAACAAATCGGCCAACGCCTTGCTACTAAAGGTAAACCAGATTGGCACATTGACCGAAGCACTTGAAGCTGCTAGGCTTGCAATAAGCAACGGGTACTCTGTCGTCGTTAGCCATAGGAGCGGTGAAACAGAAGACACGACAATTTCCCACATCGCAGTCGCATTGAACACTGGACAGATCAAGACAGGTGCGCCAGCAAGAGGCGAGAGAACAGCCAAATACAATGAACTTCTCAGGATAGAGGAATATCTCGGCACAAGGGCCAAGTATCCTGGTCTAGGAGCCTTTAAACACTATAAACGCTAG
- a CDS encoding nucleotidyltransferase family protein — protein sequence MSTKEKTVGVVLCGGEGKRLRPLTYYFQKAMIPVGAQQKPLLEYIVRLLSYHGLKKLVLLVGYKGQQIVNYFDNGERYGVEISYVWDNPAYGGNGGALYNAYEQGHFNNAENVLVYYGDILSDINIADFLAFHEKNQFTATLALSTNYRVAVGVAEVKGERVVNLVEKPPLGKPVTIGLVVFRRNSFEYLRELIETKKEVDIMGDFIRVLLNRGLSIGGYITDAFWFDLGTTEAYEKLDPNEVDRRFSFLFQKK from the coding sequence ATGAGCACCAAAGAAAAAACTGTTGGAGTTGTTCTTTGCGGAGGAGAGGGAAAGAGGCTTAGACCCTTAACATATTATTTTCAAAAAGCAATGATTCCCGTAGGAGCACAACAGAAGCCTCTTCTAGAATATATTGTGAGACTGCTTTCATATCACGGACTAAAGAAACTTGTCCTGCTTGTGGGCTATAAGGGTCAACAAATTGTGAACTATTTTGACAATGGGGAGAGATATGGCGTAGAGATCTCATATGTATGGGACAACCCCGCATATGGCGGGAACGGCGGCGCCCTCTACAATGCTTATGAACAGGGACACTTCAACAATGCAGAAAACGTACTCGTATATTATGGCGACATACTATCAGACATAAACATCGCGGATTTCTTGGCTTTCCACGAAAAAAATCAATTCACAGCAACCCTCGCATTGTCTACTAATTACAGGGTTGCTGTCGGAGTAGCCGAAGTCAAGGGAGAAAGAGTAGTAAATCTAGTCGAGAAGCCCCCGCTTGGAAAGCCTGTCACAATTGGACTTGTCGTTTTCAGGAGAAACTCTTTTGAATATCTGAGAGAGCTTATAGAAACAAAGAAAGAAGTCGACATTATGGGCGACTTTATAAGAGTCCTATTAAATAGGGGCCTGAGCATTGGAGGATACATAACGGACGCCTTCTGGTTTGATCTCGGAACAACCGAGGCATACGAGAAACTTGACCCTAACGAGGTTGATAGGAGGTTTTCCTTCCTTTTCCAGAAAAAATAA